A window of Thermococcus aggregans contains these coding sequences:
- a CDS encoding metal-dependent hydrolase: MNYEEHVLSGILTYPLVILLASFLKHYANLPFELTTLSMIVGYGVYVLGSDLPDLDHPDSLIHMGVKPLVALMVGGAVFVKGGNLVSVGNSIVDLTLGWAIAALFAFASWYVFSALMPRHRGIVHSLAFASIYGIVIFASFERGLGFKFGEALFIGFAAFLGYTLHLIVDREVKVI, translated from the coding sequence GTGAATTACGAAGAGCACGTCCTTAGTGGTATCTTAACTTACCCTCTTGTTATTTTGCTTGCATCTTTTTTGAAGCATTATGCGAACCTTCCTTTTGAACTAACTACTCTCTCCATGATAGTTGGGTATGGGGTTTACGTTCTGGGGTCTGATTTACCGGATCTTGATCATCCCGATTCGCTCATCCACATGGGAGTAAAGCCATTAGTAGCCCTAATGGTCGGCGGTGCGGTTTTTGTTAAAGGCGGAAACCTCGTATCTGTTGGAAATTCAATTGTGGATCTAACTCTTGGATGGGCTATAGCAGCTTTGTTCGCTTTTGCATCGTGGTATGTTTTCTCAGCTTTAATGCCAAGGCATAGGGGAATAGTCCATTCTCTAGCGTTTGCCTCGATATATGGCATCGTAATTTTTGCTTCTTTCGAGCGCGGTCTTGGGTTTAAATTTGGAGAAGCCTTGTTTATTGGCTTTGCAGCCTTTTTGGGGTACACTCTCCACCTGATAGTTGATCGGGAAGTGAAGGTAATTTAG
- a CDS encoding THUMP domain-containing protein, whose protein sequence is MTTLLVTVPGGREGDAALELEWALGDVKIRRTKWRGVLIARTPLEKEEALERIREFDTTAIFKVIPIEKFVESKKETILDEAFQLAREYIKEGDSFAVRCKRRGNWIRSGKEIEIELGAKIKESLKARVDLTNPDWYVWIEVLGKQTGISVIRPEEIIRKRVEF, encoded by the coding sequence ATGACGACTCTGCTTGTAACTGTGCCTGGTGGAAGAGAAGGAGATGCCGCTCTTGAGCTGGAATGGGCACTTGGGGATGTGAAGATAAGGCGAACAAAGTGGAGGGGAGTTCTGATAGCTAGAACGCCCCTAGAGAAAGAAGAAGCCCTTGAAAGGATCAGAGAGTTCGACACGACGGCTATATTCAAGGTAATACCAATAGAGAAATTCGTTGAGAGCAAAAAAGAAACAATCCTGGATGAGGCTTTCCAGCTTGCAAGGGAATACATTAAAGAAGGAGACAGCTTTGCGGTAAGGTGCAAAAGAAGGGGCAACTGGATTCGGTCTGGAAAGGAAATAGAGATAGAACTCGGAGCAAAAATAAAAGAAAGCTTGAAGGCTAGGGTTGACCTTACAAATCCAGACTGGTACGTTTGGATTGAGGTTCTTGGAAAGCAAACGGGTATAAGTGTCATTAGGCCAGAAGAAATAATAAGGAAAAGAG
- a CDS encoding ATPase, whose amino-acid sequence MERPSTLKVYSPPSYEVYGLAKNPFEQLASEGIEDVESIHVYQEVDMRLSMIISEVIGNKSSIAFSIVGPLGMGKTQRLKTIYRAMLEQGGKPIYIKVDTNDILKLTRDMFNGLKPPKTRTNIFFENLSKKLGFIDRLEKMLSSTKEYKSRDIAEMLTKELSKYPYSALLLDELENMQTASEQDKILFFEMLRHFISNMPPGCIFAFACVPEAYEEYSKLFPAFFMRLHYEFKLRPMSLEETFELVKKRLNKVRIRDTDDPIYPFTEDAIRLIHELAKGNPRQILRLLHYVLSEASKHKFDPIDDYVVTTILEEPKSLEEYLTRIPKEYRDLVEVIVYKFNGGPVSYIQVAKEVKKPGVQVYEHLEELIRLGFLVGDPKGNYKVPDYVRKFLEEQKEVKEK is encoded by the coding sequence ATGGAAAGACCAAGCACACTTAAAGTTTATTCCCCTCCCTCTTATGAAGTCTACGGTCTGGCGAAAAATCCTTTCGAACAGTTGGCAAGTGAAGGGATAGAGGATGTGGAAAGCATACACGTTTATCAAGAGGTGGACATGCGCCTCTCGATGATAATCTCAGAGGTCATAGGAAATAAAAGCTCAATAGCCTTTTCCATAGTCGGTCCACTTGGAATGGGAAAAACCCAGAGACTCAAAACCATCTATAGGGCGATGTTAGAACAGGGAGGAAAGCCCATCTACATCAAAGTGGACACAAACGATATCCTAAAACTTACAAGGGACATGTTCAACGGACTGAAGCCCCCAAAGACAAGGACTAACATCTTTTTCGAGAATCTCTCAAAGAAGCTCGGCTTTATAGACAGGCTCGAAAAAATGCTCTCTTCAACAAAAGAATACAAATCGAGGGATATTGCAGAGATGCTTACAAAGGAGCTCAGCAAGTATCCTTATTCCGCCCTCTTGCTGGATGAGCTTGAAAACATGCAGACAGCAAGTGAGCAAGATAAAATCTTATTCTTCGAGATGCTTAGACACTTTATAAGCAACATGCCTCCTGGATGCATTTTTGCCTTTGCATGCGTGCCAGAGGCGTATGAGGAATATTCTAAACTCTTTCCAGCGTTCTTTATGAGGCTTCACTATGAGTTCAAGCTTAGACCAATGAGCCTTGAGGAGACCTTTGAGCTCGTTAAGAAGAGGCTCAACAAGGTTAGGATAAGGGACACGGACGATCCGATATATCCCTTTACAGAAGATGCAATAAGGCTTATCCATGAGCTTGCAAAGGGCAACCCGAGACAGATTTTGAGACTCCTGCATTACGTTTTAAGCGAAGCTAGCAAGCACAAATTCGACCCGATAGACGATTACGTTGTTACAACAATCCTGGAGGAGCCCAAGAGCCTTGAAGAATACTTGACAAGGATTCCCAAGGAGTACAGAGACCTTGTAGAGGTTATAGTGTATAAGTTCAACGGCGGACCAGTGAGCTATATTCAAGTTGCTAAGGAAGTTAAAAAGCCGGGAGTTCAGGTTTATGAACATCTTGAAGAACTCATACGGTTAGGGTTTTTGGTTGGGGATCCAAAGGGCAACTATAAAGTGCCGGACTACGTCAGGAAGTTCCTTGAAGAACAAAAGGAGGTGAAGGAGAAGTGA
- the trxB gene encoding thioredoxin-disulfide reductase, with protein MFSLGGLSQRVDETKTWDVLIIGAGPAGLTAAIYAARYGLETVIISKDIGGNVALTDLIENYPGFPEGIKGAELVSRMHEQVKKLGVPIVFDEVERIDPTECAYYEGLCKFNVKTKNGKVYKARTVIIAVGAEPRKLRVPGEDKFYGRGVSYCATCDGPLFKGKKVIVVGGGNTALQEALYLKEIGVDVTLVHRRDKFRADKILQDRFKKAGISAILNTVVVEIKGDQKVESVVLQNVKTGEKFEMKVDGVFIFIGYEPKTDFVKHLGITDEQGYIPVDMHMRTKVKGIFAAGDITNVFKQIAVAVGQGAIAANSAKELLEEWKTQVNEE; from the coding sequence ATGTTCAGCTTAGGAGGACTCTCACAGAGAGTTGATGAGACAAAAACATGGGACGTTCTAATAATCGGAGCAGGCCCGGCAGGTCTTACCGCAGCGATATATGCAGCACGTTATGGGCTGGAGACCGTTATAATTTCAAAAGACATAGGCGGGAACGTTGCACTCACGGATTTAATTGAGAACTACCCCGGATTTCCCGAAGGAATAAAGGGAGCAGAGCTTGTCAGCAGGATGCACGAGCAAGTGAAGAAACTTGGAGTGCCAATAGTCTTTGATGAAGTTGAGAGAATAGACCCTACAGAATGTGCTTATTATGAAGGCCTATGCAAGTTCAATGTAAAAACGAAAAACGGCAAGGTTTACAAGGCCAGAACAGTCATAATAGCTGTTGGAGCAGAGCCAAGGAAGCTTAGGGTTCCTGGAGAGGACAAATTCTACGGAAGGGGCGTCAGCTATTGTGCAACCTGTGATGGTCCGCTCTTTAAGGGCAAAAAGGTCATAGTGGTAGGAGGAGGAAATACAGCGCTGCAGGAGGCTCTGTACCTAAAAGAGATAGGAGTCGACGTTACTCTGGTTCACAGAAGAGATAAGTTCAGGGCAGACAAAATACTGCAGGATAGGTTCAAAAAAGCTGGAATCTCTGCGATTTTAAACACCGTTGTTGTGGAGATAAAGGGAGACCAGAAAGTTGAGAGCGTTGTGCTCCAAAACGTAAAAACTGGTGAAAAATTCGAGATGAAAGTTGATGGGGTGTTTATTTTCATAGGCTACGAACCTAAAACGGATTTCGTTAAGCACCTCGGCATCACCGATGAGCAGGGCTACATTCCAGTTGATATGCACATGAGAACAAAAGTAAAGGGAATCTTTGCGGCTGGCGACATAACAAATGTCTTTAAGCAGATTGCGGTAGCTGTTGGACAGGGAGCTATAGCGGCCAATTCCGCAAAGGAGCTTTTAGAGGAGTGGAAAACTCAAGTAAATGAAGAGTGA